Proteins from a single region of Haloterrigena alkaliphila:
- a CDS encoding PLP-dependent cysteine synthase family protein translates to MKGSILDTIGSPLVQVDSPEGVTVAAKIESFNPGGSAKDRPAREMIRAAERDGLIEPGDRLVEPTSGNTGIGLALVAAARDYDLTIVMPADKSEERRRIMAAYGAELELVEGDMEDARARADELEAEGAILLGQFENPANPEAHYETTGEEIVEQVGDREIDAFVAGVGTGGTISGTGRRLREEFPEMDVVAVEPARNAVLSTGESGSDDFQGMGPGFVSDNLDLDLLDRVETVKLEDAEDECRRLAREEGILVGQSSGATSLVSQRIAREIAEPDLDCPTVSGAFDDSAATPEPDGGRQADDCPLVVTVFWDSGERYLSTGLFD, encoded by the coding sequence ATGAAGGGCAGCATCCTGGACACTATCGGCTCGCCGCTCGTCCAGGTCGACTCGCCGGAGGGCGTGACGGTCGCCGCCAAGATCGAATCGTTCAACCCCGGTGGCTCGGCCAAGGACCGGCCGGCCCGCGAGATGATCCGGGCCGCCGAGCGCGACGGCCTGATCGAACCCGGTGACCGGCTCGTGGAACCGACCAGCGGCAACACCGGCATCGGCCTCGCGCTGGTCGCGGCCGCCCGCGACTACGACCTGACGATCGTGATGCCGGCGGACAAGTCCGAAGAGCGCCGGCGAATCATGGCCGCCTACGGCGCCGAACTCGAGCTCGTCGAGGGCGACATGGAGGACGCCCGCGCTCGAGCGGACGAACTCGAGGCCGAGGGCGCGATCCTACTGGGCCAGTTCGAGAACCCCGCCAACCCCGAGGCCCACTACGAGACGACCGGCGAGGAGATCGTCGAACAGGTTGGCGACCGGGAGATCGACGCCTTCGTCGCGGGCGTCGGCACCGGCGGCACCATCTCGGGCACTGGTAGACGGCTCCGCGAGGAGTTCCCCGAGATGGACGTCGTCGCCGTCGAACCGGCGCGCAACGCCGTCCTCTCGACGGGCGAGTCCGGCAGCGACGACTTCCAGGGGATGGGGCCGGGCTTCGTCAGCGACAACCTCGACCTCGACCTGCTCGACCGCGTCGAGACGGTGAAACTCGAGGACGCCGAGGACGAGTGTCGGCGCCTCGCTCGCGAGGAAGGGATCCTCGTGGGCCAGTCCAGCGGTGCGACGAGTCTGGTCTCTCAGCGGATCGCCCGCGAGATCGCCGAGCCGGACCTCGACTGCCCGACCGTCTCCGGCGCGTTCGACGACTCCGCTGCGACGCCCGAACCCGACGGCGGCCGGCAGGCCGACGACTGTCCGCTCGTGGTCACCGTCTTCTGGGACAGCGGCGAGCGGTACCTCTCGACCGGGCTGTTCGACTGA
- a CDS encoding DUF5804 family protein, producing MTRVCLIGKDDCNLQYELLSRETSREALATYDLTRPFENSLALRTVSVGAAVSLLNDLNWYLIRFVDEALVLEPSVSEEEWLSRPLAKALRNGEIEPAGTAEFCKIYGLERVGPEPVADTDADGAATADSSDSRNGSGGTDSNDSADSSVDTTADDDATADDDTTADDDTTADDDATADDATPTHDTTWRLVEPLYVRRTGGELPEYDLRDVEDTLVVRVTEAEHSP from the coding sequence GTGACCCGCGTCTGTCTCATCGGGAAGGACGACTGCAACCTTCAGTACGAACTCCTCTCCCGAGAGACGTCCCGCGAGGCGCTCGCGACCTACGACCTGACGCGCCCCTTCGAAAACTCGCTCGCGCTGCGGACGGTCAGCGTCGGCGCTGCCGTCTCCTTGCTGAACGACCTGAACTGGTACCTCATCCGCTTCGTCGACGAGGCGCTCGTCTTAGAGCCCAGCGTCAGCGAGGAGGAGTGGCTCTCGCGGCCGCTGGCGAAGGCGTTGCGCAACGGCGAGATCGAACCCGCCGGGACCGCCGAGTTCTGCAAGATCTACGGCCTCGAGCGGGTCGGCCCGGAGCCGGTAGCCGACACCGACGCGGACGGCGCCGCCACTGCGGATTCGAGCGATTCGAGGAACGGAAGCGGCGGGACCGACTCGAACGATTCGGCCGACTCGAGCGTCGACACGACAGCAGACGACGACGCGACCGCAGACGACGACACGACAGCAGACGACGACACGACAGCAGACGACGACGCGACCGCAGACGACGCGACGCCAACCCACGACACGACCTGGCGGCTGGTCGAACCGCTGTACGTGCGCCGGACCGGCGGCGAGCTTCCCGAGTACGACCTCCGGGACGTCGAGGACACGCTCGTCGTTCGCGTAACCGAGGCCGAACACTCGCCGTGA
- a CDS encoding tRNA sulfurtransferase: MHPPGADTVLVRHGDLNTKSDTVKRYMVGILAENVEALLADRSIPGEVERRWNRPLVHTTEDAVADATDAVTDAFGVVSASPALTVGTEKATIVDALAEIARERYDGGTFAVDARRANKQVPYDSEELAREGGTAIWEAVEDEFEPEVDLDDPDVTFGVEVRDESAFVYLEKAPGPGGLPLGAQEPVVALVSGGIDSPVAAYEMMKRGSPIVPAYVDLGDYGGVDHVARAMDTVRTLSEYAPNFDMQVYEIPGGEAVDLLVAEMEQGRMLSLRRFFYRAAETLAERVDAHGIVTGESVGQKSSQTVQNLGVTSRVTDLPIHRPLLTSDKQDIVAQAREIGTYTQSTINAGCNRVTPDRVETNARLEPLLEHEPDDLLERAEEAARNAELVEP, translated from the coding sequence ATGCACCCTCCGGGAGCCGATACCGTCCTCGTCCGCCACGGGGACCTCAACACCAAGAGCGACACCGTCAAGCGGTACATGGTGGGGATTCTCGCCGAGAACGTCGAGGCCCTGCTGGCCGACCGGTCGATCCCCGGCGAGGTCGAACGCCGGTGGAATCGACCGCTGGTCCACACGACCGAGGACGCCGTCGCGGACGCGACCGACGCCGTGACCGACGCCTTCGGCGTGGTCTCCGCGAGTCCAGCCCTGACCGTCGGCACCGAGAAGGCGACCATCGTCGACGCGCTGGCCGAAATCGCCCGCGAGCGGTACGACGGCGGGACGTTCGCGGTCGACGCGCGTCGGGCGAACAAGCAGGTACCCTACGACAGCGAGGAGCTGGCCCGCGAGGGCGGTACCGCTATCTGGGAGGCCGTCGAGGACGAGTTCGAGCCCGAAGTCGACCTCGACGACCCCGACGTCACCTTCGGCGTCGAAGTTCGCGACGAGAGCGCCTTCGTCTACCTCGAAAAGGCCCCGGGGCCGGGCGGACTCCCCCTCGGCGCCCAGGAACCGGTCGTCGCGCTGGTCAGCGGCGGGATCGACTCGCCCGTCGCAGCCTACGAGATGATGAAGCGCGGGAGTCCGATCGTCCCGGCGTACGTGGATCTCGGCGACTACGGCGGAGTCGACCACGTGGCCCGCGCGATGGACACCGTCCGGACGCTTTCGGAATACGCGCCCAACTTCGACATGCAGGTCTACGAGATTCCGGGCGGCGAGGCCGTCGACCTGCTGGTCGCGGAGATGGAACAGGGACGGATGCTCTCGCTCCGGCGCTTCTTCTACCGGGCCGCCGAGACGCTCGCCGAGCGCGTCGACGCCCACGGCATCGTCACCGGCGAGTCGGTCGGCCAGAAGTCCAGTCAGACCGTCCAGAACCTCGGGGTGACCAGCCGCGTCACCGACCTCCCGATCCACCGCCCGCTGCTCACCAGCGACAAACAGGACATCGTGGCTCAGGCCCGCGAGATCGGCACGTACACCCAGTCGACGATCAACGCCGGCTGCAACCGCGTCACCCCCGACCGCGTCGAGACCAACGCCCGCCTCGAGCCGCTGCTCGAGCACGAACCCGACGACCTGCTCGAGCGCGCCGAGGAAGCGGCGCGGAACGCGGAACTGGTCGAGCCGTGA
- a CDS encoding ester cyclase has protein sequence MAATAIERENVRIVRDYVTEIWQDHRFDRVPEFVADSVIYDDPTLSTPVRGPRELYAHLRRTKSSFSDFHVAIDALVAEGDVVASEWTLTAIHDGPMGVIPPTGRRLQVRGMSIHRLEDDKLVADRAYWDVAEVRTQLGLDVPAILGQLPKLAWRKLTGPR, from the coding sequence ATGGCAGCAACAGCGATCGAACGGGAGAACGTACGGATCGTCCGCGACTACGTGACCGAGATCTGGCAGGACCACCGGTTCGACCGGGTGCCGGAGTTCGTCGCCGACTCGGTCATCTACGACGACCCCACGCTATCGACGCCGGTCCGGGGACCCCGCGAGTTGTACGCGCACCTCCGCCGAACGAAATCGTCGTTCTCGGACTTTCACGTCGCGATCGACGCGCTCGTCGCCGAGGGCGACGTCGTCGCGTCCGAGTGGACGCTCACGGCGATCCACGACGGGCCGATGGGTGTGATTCCGCCGACCGGCCGTCGGCTACAGGTTCGGGGGATGTCGATCCACCGCCTCGAGGACGACAAACTCGTGGCGGATCGCGCGTACTGGGACGTGGCCGAGGTCCGGACGCAACTCGGCCTCGACGTCCCGGCAATCCTGGGACAGCTGCCGAAACTGGCGTGGCGGAAACTGACCGGTCCGCGGTAG
- a CDS encoding MFS transporter, which yields MKRPASGSNRVVLAVVASTFFVGFGGGVIFPILPNLGEVLGISAFMVGLILSANRFTRLVANAPAGVLVDRIGTRTPFIAGLAIEGVATFMYVVAILSSFPEFWFMVARILWGIGSALVFATAYTITADVSEAESRGTSMGIVRAGITFGFPAGLVLGGVVSDLWGNVEAFVLAASFAGLASVIAYVIVPETHVEGEQRAIKPWDVERSVPALTIGLVNFGLYFAYIGVLFSTLVLLLDARAVSIFGLDAQGSSGMLMAVTVLAGSVFTLGGGALSDAVGARVPVMLAFLVTSCVGFAVLAFGSRFEVLVLACLLIGAGQGGVGGPLTALLADLTPEERVGRAMGTNNVFGDVGGGLGPMVSLPLVDTLGFEFIYAASAVVPMLAGVVLVIGIYVHTGSVSPTVGESVG from the coding sequence GTGAAACGCCCCGCGTCAGGTTCGAACCGCGTCGTCCTCGCCGTCGTCGCCAGTACCTTCTTCGTCGGCTTCGGCGGCGGCGTGATCTTTCCGATCCTGCCGAATCTGGGCGAGGTGCTCGGAATCTCGGCGTTCATGGTCGGCCTCATCCTGAGCGCCAACCGGTTCACGCGACTCGTGGCCAACGCGCCGGCCGGCGTCCTCGTCGACCGGATCGGCACCCGGACGCCGTTCATCGCGGGACTGGCGATCGAGGGCGTCGCGACGTTCATGTACGTCGTGGCGATCCTCTCGTCGTTCCCCGAGTTCTGGTTCATGGTCGCCCGGATCCTCTGGGGGATCGGCAGCGCGCTCGTCTTCGCGACCGCCTACACGATCACCGCCGACGTCAGCGAGGCCGAGTCGCGGGGGACGAGCATGGGGATCGTTCGCGCGGGGATCACCTTCGGCTTCCCCGCGGGGCTGGTGCTGGGCGGCGTCGTCAGCGACCTCTGGGGCAACGTCGAGGCGTTCGTCCTCGCGGCCTCCTTCGCCGGACTCGCGAGCGTGATCGCGTACGTCATCGTTCCCGAGACGCACGTCGAGGGCGAGCAGCGGGCGATCAAACCCTGGGACGTCGAACGGAGCGTCCCGGCGCTGACGATCGGACTCGTCAACTTCGGGCTCTACTTCGCGTACATCGGCGTCCTCTTCTCGACGCTGGTCCTGCTGCTCGACGCGCGGGCCGTCTCCATCTTCGGGCTCGACGCGCAGGGCTCGTCGGGGATGCTGATGGCCGTCACGGTGCTGGCGGGATCGGTGTTCACGCTCGGCGGCGGCGCGCTCTCGGACGCCGTCGGCGCGCGCGTCCCCGTCATGCTCGCCTTTCTGGTCACCTCCTGCGTCGGCTTCGCCGTCCTCGCCTTCGGCTCGCGGTTCGAGGTGCTGGTCCTCGCGTGCCTCCTGATCGGCGCCGGACAGGGCGGGGTCGGCGGCCCGCTGACGGCGCTGCTGGCCGATCTCACGCCCGAGGAGCGCGTCGGCCGCGCCATGGGAACGAACAACGTCTTCGGCGACGTCGGCGGCGGCCTCGGACCGATGGTCTCCCTCCCGCTGGTCGATACGCTCGGCTTCGAGTTCATCTACGCGGCCAGCGCCGTCGTGCCGATGCTCGCCGGCGTGGTACTGGTCATCGGTATCTACGTCCACACCGGCAGCGTAAGTCCGACCGTCGGCGAGTCCGTCGGCTGA
- a CDS encoding methionine adenosyltransferase yields MSERNIRVESIDRQAVEDQQVEIVERKGIGHPDSICDGIAEAVAGALAREYLDRVGEVLHFNTDETQLVAGEAAPAFGGGEVVDPIYLLIVGRATKRYEGQMIPAETIALRAAREYLESEIPQLTVGEEIVVDVKLGEGSGDLQEVFGEDEVSVPMANDTSFGVGHAPLTETEQIVLEAERRLNGEFAEENPYLGPDVKLMGKREGDKIDVTVAAAMVDEHIADMDAYVDAVESVREFVSSVANEHTDRAVDIHVNTADDYDEGSIYLTVTGTSAEQGDDGSVGRGNRANGLITPNRSMSMEATSGKNPVNHIGKIYNLLSTEIAESVVDDVDGIRDLRVRLLSQIGRPIDQPHVADVEVVTDEGVALGDVEGEVETIVDRELADVTGVTRRVIEGELSTF; encoded by the coding sequence ATGAGCGAGCGGAACATTCGGGTCGAATCGATCGACCGACAGGCAGTGGAGGATCAGCAAGTCGAAATCGTCGAGCGAAAAGGGATCGGTCATCCCGACTCGATCTGTGACGGCATCGCCGAGGCCGTCGCCGGCGCGCTGGCCCGCGAGTACCTCGATCGGGTCGGCGAGGTCCTGCACTTCAACACCGACGAGACGCAACTGGTCGCCGGCGAAGCGGCCCCCGCGTTCGGCGGCGGCGAGGTCGTCGACCCCATCTATCTGCTGATCGTCGGCCGCGCGACGAAACGCTACGAGGGCCAGATGATCCCCGCCGAGACCATCGCGCTGCGGGCCGCCCGCGAGTACCTCGAGTCCGAGATCCCCCAACTCACCGTCGGCGAGGAGATCGTCGTCGACGTGAAACTCGGCGAGGGCAGCGGCGACCTGCAGGAGGTCTTCGGCGAGGACGAAGTGAGCGTCCCGATGGCCAACGACACCAGTTTCGGCGTCGGCCACGCGCCCCTGACCGAGACCGAGCAGATCGTCCTCGAGGCCGAGCGGCGGCTCAACGGCGAGTTCGCCGAGGAGAACCCGTATCTGGGTCCCGACGTGAAGCTCATGGGCAAGCGCGAGGGCGACAAGATCGACGTCACCGTCGCCGCGGCGATGGTCGACGAGCACATCGCGGACATGGACGCCTACGTCGACGCCGTCGAATCCGTCCGCGAGTTCGTCTCGAGCGTCGCGAACGAGCACACCGACCGCGCGGTCGACATCCACGTCAACACGGCCGACGACTACGACGAGGGCTCGATCTACCTCACCGTCACCGGGACCTCCGCCGAACAGGGCGACGACGGTTCCGTCGGTCGGGGTAACCGCGCGAACGGCCTCATCACCCCCAATCGCTCGATGTCGATGGAGGCCACCAGCGGCAAGAACCCCGTGAATCACATCGGGAAGATCTACAACCTGCTCTCGACGGAGATCGCGGAGTCGGTCGTCGACGACGTCGACGGCATCCGCGACCTGCGCGTGCGACTGCTCTCCCAGATCGGGCGCCCGATCGATCAGCCCCACGTCGCCGACGTCGAGGTCGTCACGGACGAGGGCGTCGCGCTGGGCGACGTCGAGGGCGAGGTCGAGACCATCGTCGATCGGGAACTCGCCGACGTCACGGGGGTCACCCGTCGCGTGATCGAGGGCGAACTCTCGACGTTCTGA
- the cyaB gene encoding class IV adenylate cyclase, translated as MYEVEVKVPADLTAVRDRLEALESDDAEPTSLGTVVQADTYYDAPHRSFPETDEALRLRAETWTAGGSEAVEETRITYKGPLLDDESKSREEHETGVENGETMDAVLTNLGFEAAATVRKERERFSLEGYTVTLDAVDDVGEYVEVEREVEDEADLESAREGAYEVLERLGLDSDDQIRTSYLGLLLDS; from the coding sequence ATGTACGAGGTCGAAGTGAAGGTTCCAGCGGACCTGACGGCCGTCCGGGATCGACTCGAGGCGCTCGAGTCCGACGACGCCGAACCGACGTCGCTGGGGACCGTCGTGCAGGCGGACACCTACTACGACGCGCCCCACCGGTCGTTCCCCGAGACCGACGAGGCGCTGCGCCTGCGCGCGGAGACGTGGACCGCCGGCGGCAGCGAGGCGGTCGAGGAGACCCGGATCACCTACAAGGGGCCGCTGCTGGACGACGAGTCCAAGAGCCGCGAGGAACACGAGACCGGCGTCGAGAACGGCGAGACGATGGACGCGGTCCTGACGAACCTCGGCTTCGAGGCCGCCGCGACGGTCCGCAAGGAGCGCGAGCGCTTCAGCCTCGAGGGGTACACGGTCACGCTCGACGCGGTCGACGACGTCGGCGAATACGTCGAGGTCGAGCGGGAGGTCGAGGACGAAGCCGACCTCGAGTCGGCCCGCGAGGGCGCCTACGAGGTGCTCGAGCGACTGGGGCTGGATTCCGACGACCAGATCCGAACGTCGTACCTCGGATTGCTGCTGGACTCCTGA
- a CDS encoding FKBP-type peptidyl-prolyl cis-trans isomerase: MTEEQEAELEEQADDVEDEVAEDEDESETEAEGLQEGDFVELDYTAYTADDDQLVDTTDPEVAEEEGVDDQGQEFKPRTIVLGEGHIFEGVEDAVVGSEPGDTGTVTVPAEEAFGEYDPDDVQTVSAEKIDEDDRYPGANVQIDGQQGYISTIIGGRARVDFNHPLAGEDVEYEYEVLEEVDDREQQAAGLFEMYLGMEPELWIETDEVEEEVPVEPDEDDDEDAEPEFETETVEKETLYLEATPQMTMNQQWMMGKQQIGQDVIEKVGVDRVIVQEVIDGMGGMGMGGMMGGMGGMGGGDIEEALEDADVDADEIVEELEGAEE, translated from the coding sequence ATGACCGAGGAACAGGAGGCCGAGCTCGAGGAGCAGGCCGATGACGTCGAAGATGAGGTAGCCGAAGACGAGGACGAGTCCGAGACCGAAGCCGAGGGGCTTCAGGAGGGCGACTTCGTCGAACTCGACTACACGGCGTACACCGCCGACGACGACCAGCTGGTCGACACGACCGACCCCGAGGTCGCCGAGGAGGAGGGCGTCGACGACCAGGGTCAGGAGTTCAAACCGCGGACGATCGTCCTCGGCGAGGGCCACATCTTCGAGGGCGTCGAGGATGCGGTCGTCGGCTCCGAACCCGGCGACACCGGGACCGTGACCGTCCCCGCCGAGGAGGCCTTCGGCGAGTACGACCCCGACGACGTCCAGACCGTCAGCGCCGAGAAGATCGACGAGGACGACCGCTACCCCGGCGCGAACGTGCAGATCGACGGCCAGCAGGGCTACATCAGCACGATCATCGGCGGCCGCGCACGCGTCGACTTCAACCACCCGCTGGCCGGCGAGGACGTCGAGTACGAGTACGAGGTCCTCGAGGAGGTCGACGACCGCGAACAGCAGGCCGCCGGCCTGTTCGAGATGTACCTCGGGATGGAGCCCGAGCTCTGGATCGAGACGGACGAGGTCGAGGAGGAGGTCCCCGTCGAACCCGACGAAGATGACGACGAGGACGCCGAGCCCGAGTTCGAGACCGAAACCGTCGAGAAGGAGACGCTCTACCTCGAGGCCACGCCCCAGATGACGATGAACCAGCAGTGGATGATGGGCAAACAGCAGATCGGCCAGGACGTCATCGAGAAGGTCGGCGTCGACCGCGTCATCGTCCAGGAGGTCATCGACGGCATGGGCGGCATGGGCATGGGCGGTATGATGGGCGGCATGGGCGGTATGGGCGGCGGCGACATCGAGGAGGCCCTCGAGGACGCCGACGTCGACGCCGACGAGATCGTCGAAGAACTCGAAGGCGCCGAGGAGTAA
- a CDS encoding RAD55 family ATPase, with protein MVGRLDTGIDVLDRKLDGGLPPGCIVAYTAEAASQSELLLYELTAARGTLYLTTERSDDAVRHAIESSPSEVGSPTVRQVTGDDPLEEATRLIGALPDGANLIVDTMDVLERSDTGAYIDFLNELKSQMLDTGSIAVLHCLKGNAPTNRSRTQHAADAVFDLRTEIAGTELENHLTIPKFRGGAQPTDAIKLELTEEVAIDTSRDIA; from the coding sequence ATGGTCGGTCGGTTGGATACCGGGATCGACGTTCTCGATCGCAAACTCGACGGCGGGCTTCCACCGGGCTGTATCGTCGCGTACACAGCCGAAGCAGCCAGCCAGTCGGAGCTCCTGCTCTACGAGCTGACGGCCGCTCGCGGCACCCTGTATCTGACGACCGAGCGCTCGGACGACGCCGTCCGTCACGCGATCGAATCCTCCCCCTCGGAGGTCGGTAGCCCGACCGTCCGCCAGGTCACCGGCGACGACCCCCTCGAGGAGGCGACCCGCCTGATCGGGGCCCTCCCCGACGGCGCGAACCTCATCGTCGACACGATGGACGTCCTCGAGCGGTCCGACACCGGCGCGTACATCGACTTCCTCAACGAACTCAAGTCCCAGATGCTCGACACCGGCTCCATCGCCGTCCTCCACTGCCTGAAGGGCAACGCGCCGACGAACCGGTCGCGGACCCAACACGCCGCCGACGCCGTCTTCGATCTCCGGACCGAGATCGCCGGCACCGAACTCGAGAACCACCTGACGATCCCCAAGTTCCGCGGCGGCGCCCAGCCGACCGACGCGATCAAACTCGAGTTGACGGAGGAAGTCGCGATCGACACGAGCCGGGACATCGCCTGA
- the pyrB gene encoding aspartate carbamoyltransferase, with product MRHDHLITSKQLSREDIETVLDRAAEIDADPSAVADRHANTLLGLLFFEPSTRTKMSFETAMKRLGGDVVDMGSVESSSVKKGETLADTVRVIEGYADALVLRHPKQGAATMASEYVDVPLLNAGDGAGHHPTQTLLDLYTIRENAGLDDLTVGIMGDLKYGRTVHSLAHALTNFDVRQHFVSPESLQLPREVVYDLHQADDGAGIREHDSLEEVLPSLDVLYVTRIQRERFPDEQEYQKVAGEYQIGPEDLEAASDDLTIMHPLPRVDEIAPAIDETDHAAYFDQAHNGVPVRMALLDLFLSDDGAGGALGGDGDE from the coding sequence ATGCGCCACGATCACCTCATCACGAGCAAACAGCTCTCGCGGGAGGACATCGAGACCGTCCTCGACCGGGCGGCCGAGATCGACGCCGACCCGTCGGCCGTCGCCGACCGCCACGCGAACACGTTGCTCGGACTGCTCTTCTTCGAGCCGAGTACGCGGACGAAGATGAGCTTCGAGACCGCGATGAAACGCCTCGGGGGCGACGTCGTCGACATGGGTTCGGTCGAGTCCTCGAGCGTGAAGAAAGGGGAGACGCTCGCCGACACCGTCCGCGTCATCGAGGGGTACGCCGACGCGCTCGTCCTGCGCCATCCCAAGCAGGGGGCGGCGACGATGGCCAGCGAGTACGTCGACGTGCCGCTGTTGAACGCGGGCGACGGAGCGGGCCACCACCCCACGCAGACGCTGCTGGATCTCTACACGATCCGGGAGAACGCCGGGCTGGACGACCTCACCGTCGGAATCATGGGCGATCTGAAGTACGGCCGGACCGTCCACTCGCTGGCCCACGCGCTGACGAACTTCGACGTCCGCCAGCACTTCGTCAGCCCGGAGAGCCTGCAGCTGCCCCGCGAGGTCGTCTACGACCTCCATCAGGCCGACGACGGCGCCGGAATCCGCGAACACGACTCGCTCGAGGAAGTCCTGCCGTCGCTGGACGTCCTCTACGTGACCCGGATCCAGCGCGAGCGGTTCCCCGACGAGCAGGAGTACCAGAAGGTCGCCGGCGAGTACCAGATCGGCCCCGAGGACCTCGAGGCGGCGAGCGACGACCTGACGATCATGCACCCGCTCCCGCGAGTCGACGAGATCGCGCCGGCGATCGACGAGACCGATCACGCGGCCTACTTCGATCAGGCCCACAACGGCGTCCCGGTTCGGATGGCGCTGCTCGATCTGTTTTTGAGCGACGACGGGGCCGGCGGCGCGCTCGGAGGTGATGGTGATGAGTGA